One genomic window of Candidatus Methylomirabilota bacterium includes the following:
- a CDS encoding VOC family protein, with protein sequence MAVKSFLHYALEVPDQTVGQKYYQDFGLVDATGNGEAVRLKPARQTREAVMLYAGPRKRLHHLCYGATGEDFAQTRTALAAAGVKEIDPPRGAPEGGIWVRDPDGNLVNIRDEAAPPLPADPPPALNGPGYAARQAVRGAPTRDMSVAPRRLGHVLLFSPDLNRQMDFYIRVLGMKLSDRSRDIIAFMRCGTDHHALALLTSTAPGFHHGSFQVGSVDEIGMGAARMIERGWQPGWGFGRHVIGSNFFYYIRDPWGSLAEYYYDLDYIPEACAWEPRDWADEDALYAWGPTVPPDFGENKEASA encoded by the coding sequence ATGGCGGTGAAATCGTTTCTCCACTACGCGCTCGAGGTGCCCGACCAGACGGTCGGCCAGAAGTACTACCAGGATTTCGGCTTGGTAGACGCGACCGGCAACGGCGAGGCAGTGCGGCTCAAGCCCGCGCGGCAGACACGCGAGGCGGTCATGCTCTACGCGGGGCCGCGCAAGCGCCTGCATCATCTCTGCTACGGCGCCACGGGGGAAGATTTCGCGCAGACCCGAACGGCGCTCGCCGCGGCCGGCGTAAAGGAGATCGACCCGCCGCGCGGCGCTCCCGAAGGCGGCATCTGGGTGCGCGACCCGGACGGCAATCTCGTGAATATCCGCGACGAGGCGGCGCCACCGCTGCCCGCCGACCCGCCCCCCGCGCTCAACGGCCCCGGTTACGCGGCTCGCCAGGCGGTCAGAGGAGCGCCGACGCGGGACATGTCGGTCGCCCCGCGCAGGCTGGGCCACGTCCTGCTGTTCAGCCCCGACCTGAATCGCCAGATGGATTTCTACATCCGCGTGCTGGGCATGAAGCTGTCGGACCGTTCGCGGGACATCATCGCCTTCATGCGCTGCGGCACCGACCACCATGCGCTCGCCCTTCTCACCTCCACAGCGCCCGGCTTCCACCACGGCTCCTTCCAGGTCGGCAGCGTCGACGAGATCGGCATGGGGGCGGCGCGGATGATCGAGCGCGGCTGGCAGCCCGGCTGGGGCTTCGGGCGCCACGTCATCGGCTCGAATTTCTTCTACTACATCCGCGACCCGTGGGGCAGCCTCGCCGAGTACTACTACGACCTCGACTACATTCCCGAGGCGTGCGCCTGGGAGCCGCGGGACTGGGCCGACGAGGACGCGCTCTACGCCTGGGGGCCGACGGTGCCGCCCGACTTCGGCGAGAACAAGGAAGCCTCGGCCTAG